The Kwoniella mangroviensis CBS 8507 chromosome 1 map unlocalized Ctg02, whole genome shotgun sequence genome window below encodes:
- a CDS encoding gamma-glutamyltransferase, with translation MSRNSILSGAVTCEDTRASEIGTTILSQGGNAVDAIIATIIAVNTLCPYHSDIGGGGFAILRTGDGEIKSLNFRHTAPAAANNEFYKNPKVSSSIGGAAVAVPGELKGLEELHGKYGKLPWEKLLEPSIRLAEDGFEVKQDLHEFITAECNPPGSSNLPGSWMEHDPCYSSLFVDGQAIPVGSTWKRPEYANTLKQIAKEGSKAFYEGEVAEALVKVVQERGGLMTLQDLKEYKVEWNQPLSIPYRDYTIYATPAPASGAIFLSALGMLSHFEPEGNGSVKDLHVLTESLRLAYGQRTALGDPNYVPGLVEKQSSWLTPCAIEEKAKLITGKTHEPNYYKPPKVEIVNDHGTSNITVADSEGLVVSITTTVGLAWGSHVIVPGYGFVLNDSMDDFSVEGRPNQWGYEPQVANFVLGGKRPLSSSCPYIITRTTTNQPHASGGAAGGSTIISGNVQVARGILDYGLSAKEALRANRLHNQLLPNVSELEQSSTHQGITVDGFSEEQAKGLEMKGHKIKWVKKNRTTPVVMRMYDGQKERWEVGAEPRRNDSGGSVFIAP, from the exons atgTCCAGAAATTCAATCCTGTCCGGCGCCGTCACATGTGAAGATACTCGAGCATCCGAGATCGGTACCACCATCTTATCGCAGGGAGGTAACGCAGTAGATGCTATAATAGCTACTATCATAGCAGTCAATACTCTATGTCCATATCATTCTGATattggaggaggtggattcgcTATTTTGAGAACTGGCGATGGTGAGATCAAAAGTTTGAACTTCAGACATACTGCTCCT GCAGCTGCAAATAATGAGTTCTACAAGAACCCGAAAGTATCTTCGTCCATAGGAGGTGCAGCAGTCGCTGTACCAGGGGAACTCAAAGGGTTGGAAGAGTTACATGGGAAATATGGAAAGTTACCTTGGGAAAAGTTGTTGGAACCGTCGATTAGGCTGgcagaagatggtttcgAGGTGAAACAGGATTTGCACGAA TTCATCACTGCCGAATGTAATCCACCTGGATCATCAAATCTCCCAGGCTCATGGATGGAGCACGATCCATGTTATTCCTCCTTATTTGTCGATGGTCAAGCTATACCTGTAGGCTCAACATGGAAAAGACCAGAATATGCCAATACCTTGAAGCAGATAGCCAAAGAGGGATCCAAAGCATTCTATGAGGGTGAGGTGGCCGAGGCTTTAGTGAAGGTCGTACAGGAACGAGGAGGATTGATGACCTTACAGGATCTGAAGG AATACAAAGTAGAGTGGAATCAGCCATTATCGATACCTTACAGAGATTATACCATATACGCAACGCCCGCTCCAGCCTCAGGTGCGATCTTCCTATCTGCTTTGGGGATGTTGAGCCATTTCGAACCTGAAGGTAATGGTAGTGTGAAAGATCTACATGTACTGACCGAAtctttgagg CTCGCATATGGCCAGCGGACTGCGTTAGGAGATCCCAATTACGTTCCTGGTTTGGTTGAAAAACAGTCATCCTGGCTCACACCATGTGCTATAGAAGAAAAAGCAAAGCTGATCACTGGAAAGACCCATGAGCCGAACTACTATAAGCCACCCAA AGTCGAAATTGTGAATGATCATGGAACTTCCAATATCACTGTCGCCGATTCTGAAGGTTTGGTCGTGTCGATCACAACGACTGTTGGATTAGCTTGGGGTTCTCACGTCATCGTACCTGGTTATGGATTCGTGTTGAACGATTCTATGGATGATTTCTCAGTGGAAGGTCGACCGAATCAGTGGGGTTATGAACCTCAAGTGGCTAATTTCG TCTTAGGCGGTAAGAGACCCCTAAGTTCAAGTTGTCCCTATATCATCACCCGTACTACCACCAACCAGCCACATGCCTCAGGAGGTGCAGCAGGTGGATCAACAATCATCTCGGGGAACGTTCAGGTCGCAAGGGGTATATTGGATTACGGTTTATCAGCGAAGGAGGCACTGAGAGCCAACAGGCTGCATAACCAGCTATTACCGAATGTCTCCGAATTAGAACAGTCTTCTACTCATCAAGGTATCACAGTTGATGGGTTTAGCGAAGAACAAGCTAAAGGATTGGAAATGAAAGGACATAAGATCAAGTGGGTCAAGAAAAATAGGACTACACCTGTGGTTATGAGAATGTACGACggacagaaagaaagatgggaggTGGGAGCCGAACCTAGGAGGAATGATTCGGGTGGTAGTGTTTTCATCGCTCCATGA